A single region of the Pseudonocardia alni genome encodes:
- a CDS encoding dienelactone hydrolase family protein — MGALAVVAAALPAETTGSMVTRTAGINGESRPVSAAAVARVAGPLDDLGAPDPLMSDSGERITSARAWEQQRPELLAAFEENVYGTSLPAPTKTTFSEAGGGGGSAKKITITVTGPEGDASFTLRLFTPSSGTPKGTFLLIDHRGSVGDDPGSGGYAPAATITGAGYALAAVNAEEIAPDDASSYRNGVIDAFYPAGQDLPADAGRTISAWAWGASRAMDYLQTDPDIDPSKVAVIGHSRGGKAALWAGAQDPRFPVVISNNSGSTGAKLARRDSAGESISAINSQFPHWFPETYKRYDSNADALPVDQNELLALIAPGRVVVASAAEDGNADPQGEFLSYLGAAPVYELYGLGDTGLSSTSWPPATGEGFRGPGMSYHLRSGGHGLEDADWDIYLGSDLFTR; from the coding sequence GTGGGGGCTCTCGCGGTCGTCGCGGCCGCGCTGCCCGCAGAGACGACCGGCTCGATGGTGACCCGCACCGCGGGGATCAACGGCGAGAGCCGTCCGGTGTCCGCGGCGGCAGTGGCCCGAGTGGCGGGTCCGCTTGATGACCTGGGTGCCCCGGATCCGCTGATGTCGGACTCCGGTGAGCGGATCACCAGTGCGCGGGCCTGGGAGCAGCAGCGCCCGGAGCTGCTGGCGGCGTTCGAGGAGAACGTCTACGGCACGTCGCTGCCCGCGCCGACGAAAACGACGTTCTCCGAGGCCGGCGGAGGGGGCGGCTCAGCGAAGAAGATCACCATCACGGTGACCGGCCCGGAGGGCGACGCGAGTTTCACGCTGCGGCTGTTCACCCCCTCGTCGGGCACGCCTAAGGGCACGTTCCTGCTGATCGACCACCGCGGCTCGGTCGGGGACGATCCCGGCTCGGGCGGCTACGCGCCCGCGGCGACGATCACCGGCGCCGGGTACGCCCTGGCCGCGGTCAACGCCGAGGAGATCGCCCCCGACGACGCGAGTTCCTACCGCAACGGCGTGATCGACGCCTTCTACCCGGCCGGGCAGGACCTGCCCGCCGACGCCGGGCGCACGATCAGCGCGTGGGCGTGGGGCGCGAGCAGGGCGATGGACTACCTGCAGACCGATCCGGACATCGACCCGAGCAAGGTCGCGGTGATCGGGCACTCCCGGGGTGGGAAGGCCGCGCTGTGGGCCGGCGCCCAGGACCCGCGGTTCCCGGTGGTCATCTCCAACAACTCCGGCTCCACCGGGGCGAAGCTCGCCCGCCGCGACTCGGCGGGGGAGTCGATCTCGGCGATCAACTCCCAGTTCCCGCACTGGTTCCCTGAGACCTACAAGCGCTACGACAGCAACGCCGACGCTCTGCCGGTGGACCAGAACGAGCTGCTCGCGCTGATCGCGCCCGGCCGGGTCGTGGTCGCCTCGGCCGCGGAGGACGGCAACGCCGACCCCCAGGGCGAGTTCCTGTCCTATCTCGGTGCCGCCCCGGTCTACGAGCTCTACGGTCTCGGTGACACCGGGCTGTCCTCGACCAGCTGGCCACCGGCCACCGGCGAGGGCTTCCGCGGGCCGGGCATGAGCTATCACCTGCGATCCGGGGGGCACGGCCTTGAAGACGCCGACTGGGACATCTACCTCGGCAGCGACCTGTTCACCCGCTAG
- a CDS encoding mycothiol transferase, translating to MSDPADDPADGDTRSWAADAGDQAAEVLGGAGELATLKEFLGYMRDGVIRKALDVSDDAGGRAGVPSGTSIAWIVTHLAASERFWFCGLTVDDWAAVSAPPAGRPISAMIADYRNAITEAETILDCWDDLDRVQVRPPGGELRATARWILQHMITETARHAGHADILREQIDGSVGR from the coding sequence GTGAGCGACCCCGCGGATGACCCGGCCGACGGCGACACCCGGAGCTGGGCCGCAGATGCCGGAGACCAGGCGGCAGAGGTTCTCGGTGGCGCTGGTGAGCTGGCGACGTTGAAGGAGTTCCTGGGGTACATGCGGGACGGAGTGATCCGGAAGGCACTGGATGTCTCCGACGATGCGGGCGGCCGGGCCGGGGTTCCCTCTGGAACCAGCATTGCCTGGATCGTCACTCACCTCGCAGCGTCTGAGCGGTTCTGGTTCTGCGGCCTGACCGTCGACGATTGGGCGGCGGTGTCGGCGCCCCCAGCGGGGCGTCCGATCAGCGCCATGATCGCCGACTACCGGAACGCCATCACCGAAGCCGAGACGATCCTCGACTGCTGGGACGACCTCGACCGGGTGCAGGTGCGGCCGCCGGGCGGTGAGCTCAGAGCCACAGCGCGCTGGATCCTGCAGCACATGATCACCGAGACCGCCCGCCACGCCGGCCACGCCGACATCCTGCGCGAACAGATCGACGGTTCCGTCGGTCGATAG
- a CDS encoding HIT domain-containing protein, with protein sequence MYERIAAAERGENPTVMIRMSTGWAVIGDTQHLPGYSLLLYAGTANHLSDLDRVERADFPMDMSILGEAVANVCQRFDSGYRRINYEILGNSFEHLHAHVHPRYEWEPPAHRHSPVWTYPDRKSPRYALSDRYHLLREAMTAELQQLVHLTSVGERSDSPV encoded by the coding sequence ATGTACGAGAGAATCGCGGCCGCCGAGCGAGGCGAGAACCCGACGGTCATGATCCGTATGTCGACGGGCTGGGCGGTCATCGGAGACACGCAGCACCTTCCCGGCTACAGCCTGTTGCTCTATGCAGGCACGGCCAATCATCTCAGTGATCTCGACAGGGTCGAACGCGCCGATTTCCCGATGGACATGTCCATCCTCGGTGAGGCCGTGGCGAACGTGTGCCAGCGGTTCGACAGTGGATACCGAAGAATCAACTACGAGATACTCGGAAACTCATTCGAGCATCTTCACGCACACGTGCATCCACGTTACGAGTGGGAGCCTCCCGCGCATCGCCACAGCCCGGTCTGGACCTACCCCGACCGCAAGTCACCCCGCTACGCACTGTCAGATCGTTACCATCTTCTGCGCGAGGCGATGACCGCCGAGCTCCAGCAACTCGTCCATCTCACCTCGGTGGGGGAACGGTCGGACTCCCCGGTGTGA
- a CDS encoding cytochrome P450: MTTLTNYARRAVRERMSSALLAPLPTEIDRRLLDQVRHASGTPLAAPPPGSGLLPVLGDQGLPGLGRTLEYIRFGSEFTRARFERYGPVSWTGFLGERVVQVAGPEATHAVLTNADKAFSQAGWRFLIDNFFHRGLMLLDFDEHRFHRRVMQEAFTAERLRGYTDETVACVRETVPTWRQDAPIRLYPALKSLTLDVATRVFMNERPGPEAEEVNKAFVDCVRAASSIVKWDLPGTRWHAGLRGRRVLERYFQANIAAKRASNGADLFSALCQARTPDGETFSDDDVINHMIFLMMAAHDTSTITSSAAAYLLGANPEWQEQARAESIALGDAPPDRAALESLDTLNRVIKESLRLIAPVPVVMRRTVADTAVCGHHIPAGQLIMVAGAVNHFDPSCWSEPDTFDPDRFAEPRREDKNHRDAWIPFGGGVHKCIGMLFGSLEVTAIMHEMLRAHRWSVDPAYRPRWDNTSLPVPADGLLMHLRPLH, from the coding sequence ATGACCACCCTCACCAACTACGCTCGACGCGCCGTCCGCGAACGAATGTCCTCAGCACTGCTCGCTCCTCTACCTACTGAGATCGATCGGCGCCTGCTCGACCAGGTACGCCATGCGTCGGGCACGCCCCTCGCTGCGCCACCGCCAGGCTCAGGCCTCTTGCCCGTTCTCGGCGATCAGGGCCTGCCTGGGCTCGGCCGCACACTCGAGTACATCCGCTTCGGCTCCGAATTCACTCGTGCGCGATTCGAGCGGTACGGCCCGGTCTCCTGGACCGGGTTCCTAGGTGAGCGCGTCGTCCAGGTCGCTGGACCGGAGGCGACGCACGCTGTACTCACGAACGCCGACAAGGCCTTCTCGCAGGCGGGCTGGCGCTTCTTAATCGACAATTTCTTTCACCGCGGACTGATGCTCCTAGATTTCGATGAGCACCGCTTTCACCGCCGAGTGATGCAGGAAGCCTTCACCGCCGAACGCCTGCGGGGTTACACCGACGAAACCGTTGCCTGCGTCCGGGAGACCGTGCCGACGTGGCGACAAGATGCACCCATCCGCCTCTACCCTGCCCTAAAAAGCCTCACGCTTGATGTCGCCACCCGAGTATTCATGAATGAACGGCCCGGACCGGAAGCCGAGGAGGTCAACAAAGCCTTCGTGGACTGTGTCCGTGCGGCCAGCAGCATCGTGAAATGGGACCTCCCAGGCACACGTTGGCACGCCGGCCTTCGTGGTCGTCGCGTTCTCGAACGGTACTTCCAGGCGAACATCGCCGCCAAACGGGCCAGTAACGGGGCCGACTTGTTCTCAGCGCTATGTCAGGCTCGAACACCGGACGGCGAGACCTTCTCTGATGACGACGTCATCAATCACATGATCTTTCTCATGATGGCCGCCCACGATACATCGACCATCACAAGCTCTGCCGCCGCCTACCTACTCGGCGCGAACCCGGAGTGGCAGGAGCAAGCGCGCGCCGAATCGATTGCGCTCGGAGACGCCCCGCCCGACCGCGCAGCCCTGGAATCGCTGGACACGCTGAACCGCGTGATCAAGGAATCCCTGCGACTTATCGCGCCGGTGCCGGTGGTGATGCGCCGCACCGTGGCGGACACCGCCGTCTGCGGACACCACATACCGGCGGGGCAACTGATCATGGTTGCCGGAGCCGTCAACCATTTCGATCCGTCGTGCTGGAGCGAGCCGGACACGTTCGACCCCGACCGCTTCGCGGAGCCCCGACGCGAAGACAAGAACCACCGAGACGCGTGGATCCCCTTCGGCGGCGGAGTGCACAAGTGCATCGGCATGCTCTTCGGCAGCCTCGAGGTAACCGCCATCATGCACGAGATGCTGCGCGCCCACCGTTGGAGCGTCGACCCCGCGTACCGCCCGCGCTGGGACAACACCTCCCTACCGGTCCCGGCCGACGGACTACTCATGCACCTTCGCCCTCTGCACTGA
- a CDS encoding BtrH N-terminal domain-containing protein codes for MAGHCGSGALRDLLEWAGLSWGGKPLSEGTVFGLGGCLSFNYLRGPGLGTPFYLVGRGSGLTESLSTRLGIAGFAHDTDDPDEGRAWLDRELNAGRPLLCWADMSELPYLRVRMQMSRHDIVVTGYEPNRQQVRVIDNDRAEPQVIPAAALAAARSSTGFPTPTRHTCYPLRFPDSLPDQRTAAASACAQSAQSMTAPTDGNIITVPGAPAAGHGLGGVATFLADLEAWPDVLDRTGETPEHDLHAALSTLAVFIEKAGTGGGLFRRLQAQFLAELTDIDARAHPAAVIYEELAGTWSEIAARAVDKTAGPPATRWRNVQDRARRLPQLETDGAHHLQDLARVLAS; via the coding sequence ATGGCCGGGCACTGCGGCTCCGGTGCGCTCCGCGACCTGCTCGAGTGGGCCGGTCTGTCCTGGGGCGGCAAACCGCTCAGCGAGGGCACCGTTTTCGGGCTCGGCGGATGCCTCAGCTTCAACTACCTACGCGGACCAGGGCTTGGCACCCCGTTCTACCTCGTCGGCCGTGGCAGCGGTCTGACCGAATCGCTGTCCACACGCCTCGGCATCGCTGGGTTCGCCCATGACACCGACGACCCAGACGAGGGTCGCGCTTGGCTGGACCGCGAGCTCAACGCCGGCCGCCCCCTTCTGTGTTGGGCCGACATGAGCGAGCTTCCCTACCTCCGGGTCCGCATGCAGATGAGCCGCCACGACATCGTCGTCACTGGGTACGAACCTAACCGCCAACAGGTTCGTGTTATCGATAACGACCGTGCCGAACCGCAGGTTATCCCCGCCGCGGCCTTGGCCGCCGCCCGCAGCTCCACAGGCTTCCCCACCCCGACCAGGCACACCTGCTACCCGCTGCGCTTCCCCGACTCCCTGCCCGACCAACGCACCGCCGCCGCGAGCGCTTGCGCGCAATCCGCACAGTCCATGACTGCCCCCACCGACGGCAACATCATCACCGTCCCCGGGGCGCCAGCTGCTGGCCACGGTCTCGGCGGCGTCGCCACCTTCCTCGCCGACCTCGAGGCATGGCCCGACGTCCTCGACCGTACCGGGGAGACCCCCGAGCACGACCTGCACGCCGCCCTGAGCACCCTCGCGGTGTTCATCGAGAAGGCTGGAACCGGCGGCGGCCTATTCCGCCGCCTCCAAGCACAGTTCCTCGCCGAACTCACCGACATCGACGCGCGCGCCCACCCCGCCGCCGTTATCTACGAGGAACTCGCCGGTACCTGGTCAGAGATCGCCGCCCGAGCCGTCGACAAGACGGCGGGTCCCCCGGCCACTCGCTGGCGCAACGTCCAAGACCGCGCCCGCCGCCTGCCACAACTTGAGACCGACGGCGCACATCACCTCCAGGACCTCGCCCGCGTCCTCGCCTCCTGA
- a CDS encoding PaaI family thioesterase — MRVFRKDDAVHSDVVFTARHVGAPGLAHGGVVATACDDLFGFLLYVVGEPAVTGSLQVDYHSPAVLGTTYSIWARLERRDGRRLHMHATGTDPSGRLCFEASAVFIVVPLAHFHRYGSPEAISHVFANPSTIPAADTDEPELVKGQPLP, encoded by the coding sequence ATGCGTGTTTTCCGCAAGGATGACGCCGTCCATTCCGACGTCGTCTTCACAGCCCGGCACGTCGGCGCGCCCGGTCTCGCACACGGTGGAGTGGTCGCAACCGCCTGCGACGACCTGTTCGGCTTCCTGCTCTACGTAGTCGGCGAGCCAGCCGTCACCGGATCGCTGCAGGTCGACTATCACTCCCCTGCCGTCCTCGGCACGACCTACAGCATCTGGGCCCGGCTCGAGCGGCGCGACGGCCGACGACTACACATGCACGCGACCGGCACGGACCCCAGCGGTCGGCTCTGCTTCGAGGCCAGCGCTGTGTTCATCGTGGTCCCGCTCGCCCACTTCCATCGCTATGGCTCCCCGGAGGCCATCAGCCACGTCTTCGCTAACCCCTCGACCATCCCAGCTGCGGACACCGACGAACCCGAACTCGTGAAAGGCCAGCCTCTTCCATGA
- a CDS encoding ferredoxin, whose translation MLEVRVDYNRCTGHGLCELEAEDVFEVGSDGVVHLQTDQPAEEHREQIRSAAAVCPTAALTLLE comes from the coding sequence ATGCTCGAAGTTCGGGTCGACTACAACCGCTGCACTGGGCACGGACTCTGCGAGCTGGAAGCCGAGGACGTGTTCGAGGTCGGCAGCGACGGCGTCGTGCACCTGCAGACCGATCAACCTGCTGAGGAGCACCGCGAGCAAATCAGATCGGCGGCGGCGGTGTGCCCCACCGCCGCGCTGACTCTGCTTGAGTGA
- a CDS encoding cytochrome P450 → MTDHVTRSASGNPDRSYDDVDISSRAFWSTSADVREKTFALLRERGTVTWHPPFQEQLLEDEHDFGFWAVTRYDDLVEVTKRHQDFLSGPGILMENLPAEFVEAGQSIIGMDPPRHTKLRRLVAAAFTPKQMRRINDRIQANAVKVVDNLIAALERDGGRTDFVAECAELLPMHNINDIMGVPDGQRQEAAHHMKVGTSWNDPELVGETREEVFTALFQAMTYMHTLAAELTGQRREHPTDDLITALAQAEIDGEQLTDHEIGAFFVLLTIAGNDTTRQSTSHGLLGLTEFPEQRSWLLADIEGRMPDAVEEMVRWATPIMTFRRTAARDCELAGQKITAGDKVVMFYSSANRDETRIERPHDFDLSRHPNPHISFGGGGIHHCLGNQLARFQLKALFTELLTRMPDLVVGEPELTPGNFFNVVKRLPCWRQG, encoded by the coding sequence ATGACCGACCATGTCACCCGCTCAGCCAGCGGCAACCCCGACCGTTCCTACGACGACGTGGACATCTCCTCCCGAGCGTTCTGGTCGACCTCGGCCGACGTGCGGGAGAAGACGTTCGCACTGCTGCGCGAGCGAGGCACGGTTACCTGGCATCCGCCGTTCCAGGAGCAGCTACTCGAGGACGAGCACGACTTCGGCTTCTGGGCGGTCACCCGTTACGACGACCTCGTGGAGGTGACCAAGCGGCACCAGGACTTCCTGTCCGGGCCCGGCATCCTCATGGAGAACCTTCCGGCCGAGTTCGTCGAAGCCGGCCAGTCCATCATCGGGATGGACCCGCCCCGACACACCAAGCTGCGGCGCCTGGTAGCAGCCGCCTTCACCCCCAAGCAGATGCGCCGGATCAACGACCGCATCCAGGCCAACGCCGTGAAGGTCGTCGACAACCTGATCGCCGCGTTAGAGCGCGACGGCGGCCGGACCGACTTTGTCGCTGAGTGCGCCGAGCTGCTGCCGATGCACAACATCAACGACATCATGGGTGTGCCGGACGGCCAGCGACAAGAAGCCGCCCACCACATGAAGGTCGGGACCAGCTGGAACGACCCCGAGCTCGTCGGCGAGACCCGTGAAGAGGTCTTCACCGCGCTGTTCCAGGCGATGACCTACATGCACACCCTGGCCGCGGAGCTGACCGGCCAGCGCCGGGAACACCCCACCGACGACCTGATCACAGCTCTCGCACAGGCCGAGATCGACGGTGAGCAGCTAACCGACCACGAGATTGGCGCCTTCTTCGTCCTGCTCACCATCGCCGGCAACGACACAACCCGGCAGTCCACCAGCCACGGCCTCCTGGGGTTGACCGAGTTCCCCGAGCAGCGCTCGTGGCTGTTGGCCGACATCGAGGGACGGATGCCCGACGCGGTCGAAGAGATGGTGCGGTGGGCGACCCCAATCATGACGTTCCGGCGAACTGCGGCCCGGGACTGCGAGCTGGCCGGCCAGAAGATCACCGCGGGCGACAAAGTGGTCATGTTCTACAGCTCGGCCAACCGGGACGAGACACGCATTGAGCGCCCCCACGACTTCGATCTCTCCCGCCACCCGAACCCGCACATCAGTTTCGGCGGCGGCGGCATCCACCACTGCCTAGGCAACCAGCTCGCACGCTTCCAGCTCAAGGCGCTTTTCACGGAGCTGCTCACTCGCATGCCCGACCTCGTCGTCGGGGAACCCGAGCTCACGCCTGGCAACTTCTTCAACGTCGTCAAGCGCTTGCCCTGCTGGCGCCAGGGCTGA
- a CDS encoding acyl-CoA dehydrogenase family protein, protein MTATLAHAVWDTEERRELRALVRRFTEREILPSLAAWEDAGAMPRSLHARAGALGLLALGFPEAVGGEGVHLDSAIATEELILAGGSSGVVAGLFTHGIACPHIASFGTPELADRFVRPALLGELIGSLGITEPGTGSDVAGITTRAVRDGENYVVTGAKTFITSGTRADFVTTAVRTGGPGHRGISLLVIETDRLGVHRTALRKMGWHCSDTATISLDEVRVPVSNLVGPEGSGFRQIMERFGSERLSLAVQAAATAQRCVDLTIAWARQRETFGAPLATRQVVRHRIAQMARRATVARVYVRDVFVRWEAGEDVVIELAMAKNQAVEACDWVVNEAVQLHGGAGYLHGVEVERHYRDARILGIGGGTNEIMDEVVASRLGLDG, encoded by the coding sequence GTGACCGCGACGCTCGCCCACGCCGTGTGGGACACCGAGGAGCGCCGTGAGCTGCGGGCCCTGGTCCGCCGCTTTACCGAGCGGGAGATCCTGCCCTCCCTCGCGGCGTGGGAGGACGCCGGTGCGATGCCGCGCTCGCTGCACGCGCGGGCTGGAGCGCTGGGGCTCCTGGCGCTGGGATTCCCCGAGGCGGTCGGCGGCGAGGGCGTGCACCTCGACTCGGCGATCGCTACTGAGGAGCTGATTCTCGCGGGCGGCTCAAGCGGGGTGGTCGCGGGCCTGTTCACCCATGGGATCGCCTGCCCGCACATCGCCTCGTTCGGTACGCCGGAGCTCGCCGATCGCTTTGTTCGTCCCGCCCTGCTCGGCGAGCTGATCGGCTCGCTGGGCATTACTGAGCCGGGCACCGGGTCCGACGTCGCAGGCATCACCACTCGCGCGGTACGCGACGGCGAGAACTACGTGGTGACCGGCGCGAAGACCTTCATCACCTCCGGTACCCGCGCAGATTTCGTTACGACGGCGGTGCGCACGGGTGGCCCCGGCCACCGCGGGATCTCACTGCTGGTGATCGAGACCGACCGCCTCGGGGTGCACCGCACCGCGCTGCGCAAGATGGGCTGGCACTGCTCGGACACCGCGACGATCTCCCTGGACGAGGTGCGGGTGCCGGTGTCGAACCTGGTGGGCCCGGAGGGCAGCGGGTTCCGGCAAATCATGGAGCGCTTCGGCTCGGAGCGGCTCTCGCTCGCGGTCCAGGCAGCCGCGACCGCGCAGCGCTGCGTGGACCTGACGATCGCGTGGGCAAGGCAGCGGGAAACGTTCGGTGCGCCGCTGGCGACCCGGCAGGTCGTCCGACACCGGATCGCCCAGATGGCGCGGCGGGCGACGGTGGCGCGGGTCTACGTGCGGGACGTGTTCGTGCGCTGGGAAGCCGGAGAGGACGTCGTCATCGAACTGGCGATGGCAAAGAACCAGGCGGTCGAGGCCTGTGACTGGGTGGTCAACGAGGCCGTCCAGCTCCACGGCGGCGCCGGCTACTTGCATGGCGTCGAGGTGGAGCGGCACTACCGAGACGCCCGCATCCTCGGCATCGGCGGCGGGACGAACGAGATCATGGACGAGGTCGTCGCGTCGCGACTGGGACTGGATGGCTGA
- a CDS encoding TetR/AcrR family transcriptional regulator, with protein sequence MRAADDSGRRQTIEAALSVAAEEVAAHGWDGLQMQTVAARVGVSRQTLYNAFTNKHGLAQALVLRLTEQFLAGVEDALTRADDIVGQWRAAVLYTLKTAAADPLLKAVLTAESRDELLPLLTSDAGPVINVARQRLAGAILTARPDVDPATARHAAETATRLAISHIVLPLHPNEEAAALIATIVDRYIGTPTALGLTTRPSPAGRSGA encoded by the coding sequence ATGAGGGCTGCGGATGACAGCGGACGACGTCAGACCATCGAGGCTGCCCTCTCCGTCGCCGCCGAGGAAGTGGCCGCTCACGGATGGGACGGCCTGCAGATGCAGACCGTCGCCGCCCGCGTGGGCGTCAGCCGCCAGACCCTCTACAACGCGTTCACCAACAAGCACGGACTCGCCCAAGCGCTCGTCCTCCGGCTCACCGAGCAGTTCCTCGCCGGTGTCGAGGATGCTCTGACGCGGGCGGACGACATCGTCGGGCAATGGCGCGCGGCCGTTCTCTACACCCTCAAGACAGCCGCAGCCGACCCGCTGCTCAAGGCTGTCCTCACTGCCGAGAGCCGCGACGAACTGCTACCCCTGCTGACCAGCGACGCCGGACCGGTCATCAACGTCGCCCGCCAACGACTCGCCGGAGCGATCCTGACCGCACGCCCCGACGTCGACCCGGCCACCGCACGCCACGCCGCCGAGACCGCCACACGACTGGCCATCAGCCACATCGTCCTCCCGCTCCACCCCAACGAGGAGGCCGCCGCTCTCATTGCGACCATCGTGGACCGCTACATCGGAACACCAACAGCCCTCGGGCTGACGACGCGACCATCACCCGCTGGTCGCTCGGGAGCCTGA
- a CDS encoding TetR/AcrR family transcriptional regulator, translating to MTSVVEREGLADQVPEDCIVFDTVTERAASPLAPGDYLAVGLRILDENGSNRALSVRRVCNELGSTTGSFYHHFPTWSAYLRAVVMRWVETHHNAIQQLAGANPPDPARVIQVLLSHPPALERAIRCWPGEITVAAVAAVDLMWQDVIVRAAHGEDDTPATADAVRAATVVRAVAMGLASTGTFSCDRRDLVSLLARHVEIVTGHGRLRSH from the coding sequence GTGACGAGCGTCGTGGAGCGTGAGGGGCTCGCGGATCAGGTGCCGGAGGATTGCATCGTCTTCGACACCGTGACCGAGCGCGCGGCCTCCCCCCTCGCACCAGGCGACTACCTCGCCGTCGGGCTACGGATCCTCGACGAGAACGGAAGCAATCGCGCCCTGTCGGTACGACGGGTGTGCAACGAGCTGGGTAGTACTACCGGTTCTTTCTACCACCATTTCCCGACATGGTCGGCCTACCTCCGGGCGGTGGTCATGCGATGGGTGGAGACGCACCACAACGCGATACAACAGCTCGCCGGAGCCAACCCGCCGGACCCCGCCAGGGTCATCCAGGTACTGCTCTCCCACCCACCTGCGCTGGAGCGCGCGATCCGATGCTGGCCGGGCGAGATCACAGTCGCAGCAGTCGCGGCAGTCGACCTGATGTGGCAGGACGTCATCGTTCGCGCAGCCCATGGCGAAGACGACACCCCTGCGACGGCTGACGCCGTCCGGGCCGCGACCGTCGTGCGGGCCGTTGCGATGGGACTGGCATCGACAGGGACGTTCTCGTGCGACCGGCGCGACCTGGTCTCCTTACTCGCCCGGCATGTGGAGATTGTGACCGGTCATGGTCGTCTACGGTCGCATTGA
- a CDS encoding type II toxin-antitoxin system HicA family toxin has product MKLRDVERALLTHDCRVLSEAGPHNKWGCPCGAHTTPVPRHRTISPGVVRSIGKRMACLPEGWLQ; this is encoded by the coding sequence ATGAAGCTCCGCGACGTCGAGCGGGCCCTCCTCACTCACGACTGCCGCGTGCTGTCCGAGGCCGGACCGCACAACAAGTGGGGCTGCCCCTGCGGCGCCCACACCACGCCGGTCCCCCGGCATCGCACCATCTCGCCCGGGGTGGTGCGCAGCATCGGCAAGCGCATGGCGTGCCTGCCGGAAGGGTGGTTGCAGTGA
- a CDS encoding ABC transporter permease subunit, which yields MPLPVYGTLWVLIIGFVAVQMPQGFRGIAASIRSTDRDLEDSAVMLGARRSRAVAVITLPLLRVAVLSTFLLLLMLSMRELTVPLFPYTTDTEILSIAIYDQFENGGALREASATALVYCAIMFLLSYLPRRFGAGSVGNGA from the coding sequence ATGCCGCTGCCGGTGTACGGCACGCTCTGGGTCCTGATCATCGGGTTCGTCGCGGTCCAGATGCCGCAGGGCTTCCGTGGCATCGCGGCCTCGATCCGGTCCACCGACCGTGACCTGGAGGACAGCGCCGTGATGCTGGGCGCCCGCCGCAGCCGGGCCGTCGCAGTGATCACTCTGCCGCTGCTGCGCGTCGCGGTCCTGTCCACGTTCCTGCTGCTGCTCATGCTCAGCATGCGGGAGCTGACCGTCCCGCTGTTCCCCTACACCACCGACACCGAGATCCTCTCGATCGCCATCTACGACCAGTTCGAGAACGGCGGCGCCCTGCGCGAGGCCTCGGCGACCGCGCTCGTCTACTGCGCGATCATGTTCCTGCTCAGCTACCTGCCCCGCCGGTTCGGCGCGGGCTCCGTAGGCAACGGTGCCTGA
- a CDS encoding putative RNA methyltransferase: MRCPSGHAFDIARTGHLSLLPGRRRHRGDTAAMVDDREAFLTGDHYRPLRSTITALICCGPG; encoded by the coding sequence ATGCGGTGCCCGTCCGGGCATGCGTTCGACATCGCCCGGACCGGGCATCTGTCACTGCTGCCCGGGCGCCGGCGCCACCGCGGCGACACCGCAGCGATGGTCGACGACCGCGAGGCCTTTCTGACCGGCGACCATTACCGGCCGCTGCGCTCCACCATCACCGCTCTCATCTGCTGTGGACCTGGCTGA